In a single window of the Chitinivibrio alkaliphilus ACht1 genome:
- a CDS encoding M23 family metallopeptidase, whose protein sequence is MLTKKTVLLRVKLLRNEGKRKRRILRNLFLFSLFLVLLGVRFWILPTLSQEKERVSFRERNLHKRVETLAYRTESVGRLKADIGAEISSLKEHNSWLMVSDTAEDTRTVPWDTSLFRDIPFLTSYVDSLHGEFATIAQAISEGNNIFSDIPVIKPLPDSVRFYQTKSFGTYKSHFDHREQMHNGVDYTAPVGAPVIATAGGVVRERGEDSFWGKYVRIRHSQGVETFYAHLDEIFVRRGQRVSKGHRIGALGETGYSVGPHVHYEVRIQGTPVDPEAYMVSYE, encoded by the coding sequence GTGCTCACAAAAAAAACGGTTCTGCTTCGAGTAAAGTTACTCCGTAATGAGGGAAAACGGAAACGGCGCATCCTGCGAAACCTCTTTCTATTTTCTCTCTTTTTGGTTCTTTTGGGGGTTCGTTTCTGGATTCTACCCACTCTTTCACAGGAGAAAGAGCGGGTCTCCTTTCGTGAACGTAACCTTCATAAGCGCGTTGAGACCTTGGCTTATCGCACTGAATCCGTGGGGCGTCTTAAAGCAGATATTGGTGCGGAGATTTCATCCTTGAAAGAACATAATTCCTGGCTTATGGTTTCGGATACGGCGGAGGATACCCGCACCGTACCATGGGATACGTCTCTATTTCGTGATATCCCCTTTCTTACTTCATATGTTGATAGCCTCCACGGTGAGTTTGCTACCATTGCCCAGGCGATTTCAGAGGGGAATAATATCTTTTCTGATATTCCCGTTATAAAGCCCTTGCCTGATTCTGTAAGATTTTATCAAACAAAGAGTTTTGGGACCTACAAAAGCCATTTTGATCATCGCGAACAGATGCATAACGGTGTTGATTATACTGCTCCCGTGGGGGCACCTGTCATTGCAACGGCGGGGGGAGTGGTGCGTGAAAGGGGAGAAGACTCTTTTTGGGGAAAGTATGTACGTATCCGACATAGCCAAGGTGTGGAAACTTTTTATGCTCATTTAGATGAGATCTTTGTGCGGCGCGGTCAGCGTGTGTCCAAGGGACATCGAATTGGGGCGCTTGGAGAGACGGGGTATTCCGTCGGCCCGCATGTTCATTATGAGGTACGGATACAAGGAACGCCCGTAGATCCTGAGGCCTATATGGTGTCCTATGAATAA
- a CDS encoding YbgC/FadM family acyl-CoA thioesterase, producing the protein MNIRVYYEDTDCGGVVYHANYLRYMERARTEFLRERGIHLDTYHHKNIVFAVTELQIKYRFPARYNDLLRVETDLTELTTYRTGFKNRIYTHEDTLCCSAHLKLVAVNSATMKVTRVDDHYYDTLHPYLTPSN; encoded by the coding sequence ATGAATATACGTGTATATTACGAAGATACTGATTGCGGGGGCGTTGTATACCATGCAAACTACCTCCGTTACATGGAGCGAGCACGCACAGAGTTTTTGCGGGAACGAGGAATTCACCTTGACACCTACCACCACAAGAATATCGTATTCGCCGTAACGGAGCTTCAAATAAAATACCGTTTTCCCGCACGGTATAACGATCTATTGCGGGTGGAAACAGATCTTACAGAACTCACCACCTACCGCACAGGGTTTAAAAATCGTATTTATACGCACGAGGACACCCTATGCTGTAGTGCACACCTAAAACTTGTGGCAGTAAACAGTGCCACCATGAAGGTAACCCGTGTTGATGACCACTATTATGACACCTTACACCCCTATCTTACTCCATCGAACTAA
- a CDS encoding DUF58 domain-containing protein: protein MLPREVLRSVRRIEITTRSMVDSIMGGEYKTVFKGNGMEFADVRPYIEGDDVRSIDWNVTARTGEPYIKKNEEERELTVLLAIDMSASEDFGTRVHFKSRMIAELGALLGFSAIRNNDQVGLVLFTDRIERFIPPRKGRKHVLHLIRELLYFRPRGTGTDITAALRYINSIQKRKAVLFLVSDFLSEFSYERSLQATARRHDLIAVTVEDRREYELPAMGLVDLVDPETGKKCVIDTGSRRVRDAFARKAALHREKRQALLKKNRIDTFSIDTERGYAEPLISFFHRREVRA, encoded by the coding sequence ATGCTTCCCCGTGAGGTTTTGCGGTCTGTCCGCAGGATAGAGATTACAACTCGCTCCATGGTAGATTCAATCATGGGGGGAGAGTACAAAACGGTGTTTAAAGGTAACGGCATGGAATTTGCCGATGTTCGACCCTATATTGAGGGAGATGATGTTCGATCTATCGACTGGAATGTCACAGCTCGTACGGGGGAGCCTTACATAAAGAAAAATGAGGAAGAGCGAGAACTGACCGTCCTTTTGGCCATAGACATGTCTGCCAGTGAAGATTTTGGTACCCGTGTACATTTTAAAAGTCGTATGATTGCGGAGCTCGGAGCACTCTTGGGGTTTTCTGCCATACGAAATAATGACCAGGTGGGCCTTGTGCTTTTTACAGATCGTATTGAACGATTCATCCCGCCTCGGAAAGGGCGCAAGCATGTATTGCACCTCATTCGAGAGTTGCTTTATTTTCGTCCTCGTGGTACGGGGACAGATATTACAGCAGCTTTACGGTATATAAATTCTATCCAAAAGCGAAAGGCTGTTTTGTTTCTTGTTTCTGACTTTCTTTCGGAATTTTCCTATGAAAGATCACTCCAGGCGACGGCAAGACGTCATGATCTTATTGCGGTGACGGTGGAGGATCGGCGCGAATACGAACTTCCCGCAATGGGACTTGTTGATCTTGTTGACCCCGAAACGGGAAAAAAATGCGTGATAGATACGGGGAGTCGTCGCGTGCGGGACGCCTTTGCCCGTAAAGCTGCCTTACACCGCGAAAAACGGCAGGCTCTTTTGAAGAAAAATCGTATTGATACCTTTAGTATTGATACGGAACGGGGCTATGCCGAACCGCTCATTTCTTTTTTCCATAGACGTGAAGTGCGTGCATGA
- a CDS encoding sigma-54 dependent transcriptional regulator, translated as MLKLLLVTENITLYDELLKENSIDTSLQRIDTIEGAITHLRKEEHNALIIDIQTIATQEIDYIHYIHQLHATLPLVILTDLSHIDEATRAIQSGALFYLILPVSCKIIEQALSHIQESRRNYARMIEKEQEFMYDLIGESPRMERVLRLTQKVAPSSATVFLSGENGTGKEFFAQIIHNKSNQNGPFVPVNCGAIPDNLFESELFGHTRGSFTGADKDRDGLAKEAEDGTLFLDEVGELSLQNQVKLLRFLQEKKFKPVGSNTERHANIRVISATNRDLRTMVQEGSFREDLFYRLHVFPIHIPPLRERMETLPHLIRTFIVKYSEKANKFFRGFSQNAEIILRNHTYPGNIRELENIIEHATIMAETSIITEEDLPPYLTEHTVPGIPDNSHTSHALLPYYVEKEGEYTIPENGEKERESFVLGPEIIPLEAVEEKYIDFALRLSQHNYSETAKKLHISRSTLWRKLKEKDEK; from the coding sequence ATGCTCAAACTCTTACTGGTAACGGAAAATATAACCTTATACGATGAGTTGCTTAAAGAAAATTCCATTGATACATCTCTGCAGCGAATTGACACCATTGAGGGAGCTATTACCCACCTGCGAAAAGAGGAGCACAACGCCCTTATTATAGACATTCAAACTATCGCTACCCAAGAAATAGACTACATTCACTATATTCACCAACTCCATGCAACTCTTCCCCTCGTAATTCTTACCGACCTTTCTCACATCGATGAAGCAACCCGTGCAATTCAATCGGGAGCACTTTTCTATTTAATACTTCCTGTCTCCTGTAAAATCATAGAGCAAGCTCTCAGCCACATCCAGGAGTCGCGGCGTAACTACGCCCGAATGATAGAGAAAGAACAGGAGTTTATGTATGATCTTATTGGAGAAAGCCCCCGCATGGAGCGCGTGTTACGTCTTACCCAAAAGGTGGCCCCCTCTTCTGCGACGGTGTTTTTAAGTGGCGAAAACGGAACGGGAAAAGAGTTTTTTGCACAGATTATTCATAACAAATCAAACCAGAACGGCCCCTTTGTTCCCGTAAATTGTGGTGCCATACCCGACAACCTCTTTGAAAGTGAGCTTTTTGGACATACCCGCGGTTCATTTACCGGTGCTGACAAAGACCGTGACGGCCTCGCAAAAGAAGCAGAAGACGGAACGCTCTTTTTAGATGAAGTGGGTGAACTTTCCTTGCAAAATCAGGTAAAGCTGCTCCGTTTTCTCCAGGAAAAGAAGTTTAAACCGGTCGGGTCAAATACAGAACGCCATGCAAACATACGGGTTATTTCTGCAACCAACCGTGACCTTCGTACCATGGTGCAGGAAGGGTCCTTTCGTGAAGATCTCTTTTATCGTCTTCACGTATTCCCGATTCATATCCCCCCCTTACGGGAGCGCATGGAGACCCTTCCCCATCTTATCCGTACATTCATCGTGAAATATAGTGAAAAGGCAAACAAATTCTTTCGTGGATTTTCCCAAAACGCAGAGATAATTCTGCGAAACCACACATATCCGGGAAATATTCGTGAGCTTGAGAATATTATTGAACATGCAACAATCATGGCAGAAACCTCCATTATTACGGAGGAAGACCTCCCCCCCTACCTTACGGAACATACCGTGCCCGGTATTCCCGACAATTCTCATACAAGTCACGCCCTACTTCCCTATTATGTAGAAAAAGAGGGGGAATACACCATTCCTGAAAATGGAGAAAAAGAGAGGGAGAGCTTTGTTCTCGGTCCGGAAATTATTCCCCTTGAAGCAGTTGAAGAAAAGTATATTGACTTCGCTCTGCGCCTGTCACAACATAACTACTCAGAAACAGCAAAAAAACTGCACATATCCCGTTCGACACTGTGGAGAAAATTGAAAGAAAAGGATGAAAAATGA